One region of Candidatus Obscuribacterales bacterium genomic DNA includes:
- a CDS encoding DUF4160 domain-containing protein: MPTISRFYGIIIFMNYNDHQPPHFHARYQDQEVIVEITTGIVEGRMSKRALRMVLEWLDLHQTELMENWERARQRQALNEIQPLQ, translated from the coding sequence ATGCCTACGATTAGTCGATTTTACGGAATCATCATCTTCATGAACTACAACGACCATCAGCCGCCTCATTTCCATGCTCGATATCAAGATCAGGAGGTGATTGTGGAAATCACAACTGGTATAGTCGAAGGCAGAATGTCGAAACGGGCATTGAGAATGGTGCTTGAGTGGTTAGATCTTCACCAAACCGAGTTGATGGAGAATTGGGAACGCGCTAGACAACGCCAAGCCCTGAATGAAATCCAA